A region from the Planctomycetia bacterium genome encodes:
- the lysS gene encoding lysine--tRNA ligase has product MESLEVARRTKLEQITALGIDPWGSRFDGRTMIGDIRHMQVPEDPMAGPPLKAAGRVMTYRKMGKLRFIDLADRTGRIQLMIGQKQVDETSWKLVDLIDLGDLIGVTGRLGKTKVGELTLFVEQLHYQGKSLLPHPDKWSGIEDQEFALRHRYLDYIYTPELRSKAEKRLKIMNGIRQFLEAEGYFEVETPVLHNIAGGAAAKPFETHHNALDIPLFLRIALELPLKKLLVAGFDKVYEMSRVFRNEGISPKHNPEFTMMELYQAYGNYESMMDLTERLVVKLVESTTSTPGEYVLPYAERAIDFKPPFQRQKYGDLFLTHVGVDMRDATAVNDAARKRGIDTTGKDHAVLIHLLFEIVVEPALAQIYQPVFVYDYPAALCPLTKRKWHDPFIAERFECYVLGMEIANAYTELNDPETQEATFRSQLSGLKEEDSMAKLDMDFVTALRYGMPPAGGLGIGIDRLCMLLTNSQTIRDVILFPLLRPGK; this is encoded by the coding sequence TGATTGGCGATATTCGCCATATGCAAGTCCCGGAAGACCCCATGGCCGGACCACCATTGAAAGCGGCAGGCCGCGTAATGACCTATCGCAAGATGGGCAAACTCCGCTTTATCGACCTTGCAGATCGCACCGGCCGAATTCAGTTGATGATCGGACAGAAACAGGTTGATGAAACCAGTTGGAAGCTGGTTGATCTCATCGATCTGGGTGATCTGATTGGAGTCACTGGTCGCCTCGGAAAAACCAAGGTAGGCGAGCTCACCTTGTTTGTTGAGCAACTGCATTATCAAGGCAAATCACTGTTGCCTCATCCTGATAAATGGTCAGGCATTGAAGATCAGGAGTTTGCGTTACGGCATCGCTATCTGGATTACATCTACACGCCGGAGTTGCGATCCAAGGCGGAAAAACGCCTGAAAATCATGAATGGCATACGACAGTTTCTTGAAGCTGAAGGCTACTTTGAAGTGGAAACCCCAGTTCTCCACAATATTGCAGGTGGCGCCGCCGCCAAGCCGTTTGAAACACATCATAACGCGCTGGATATTCCCCTGTTTCTTCGTATCGCGTTGGAATTGCCTTTGAAGAAACTCCTGGTAGCCGGGTTTGACAAAGTTTACGAAATGAGTCGAGTTTTTCGTAATGAAGGCATCAGCCCCAAGCATAATCCAGAATTCACCATGATGGAGTTGTATCAGGCGTACGGCAACTATGAGTCCATGATGGATCTTACTGAACGCCTCGTGGTGAAACTGGTGGAATCAACCACCAGCACGCCAGGCGAGTATGTATTGCCTTACGCAGAGCGTGCCATCGATTTCAAACCACCATTCCAACGACAAAAGTACGGAGATTTGTTCCTGACTCACGTTGGCGTAGACATGCGTGATGCAACAGCTGTGAACGACGCTGCCCGCAAACGGGGAATCGATACGACAGGGAAAGATCATGCTGTGCTGATTCACCTGCTGTTCGAGATTGTAGTAGAACCAGCGCTGGCTCAGATTTATCAACCTGTTTTCGTTTATGACTATCCAGCGGCATTGTGTCCACTTACGAAGCGTAAGTGGCACGACCCGTTCATCGCAGAGCGTTTTGAGTGTTATGTACTGGGTATGGAAATCGCCAATGCTTACACGGAATTGAACGATCCGGAAACGCAGGAAGCGACTTTCCGCTCTCAACTCAGCGGACTGAAAGAAGAAGATTCGATGGCCAAGCTCGACATGGATTTCGTGACAGCCTTACGCTACGGTATGCCACCAGCCGGCGGTTTGGGAATTGGCATTGACCGACTGTGCATGCTGCTGACAAACAGCCAAACGATTCGAGATGTGATACTGTTTCCACTCTTGCGACCCGGGAAGTAA